A DNA window from Brassica napus cultivar Da-Ae chromosome C1, Da-Ae, whole genome shotgun sequence contains the following coding sequences:
- the LOC106374680 gene encoding uncharacterized protein LOC106374680, whose amino-acid sequence MFLTSSKILLAYSQTFFYTNYRERERERAMDSRGGCCIARYAGGGGTYHYDLSKADRIMLRFRPIAPKPTSDGSGGKPVSSGESGGGSPYVFKGGRRKRKCQQKENSGNARRCTPRRKSDKSVGHGGHTMVTLSLLPETPDEGDFTDLKVSVPSVEKQHGPFWLSFSDDGEMFTPAYQTVDVMRRKVVISSCMTVERVTDAWMDGYGLGRSDEERKMNLVRDTCPGFISDCLGRVTWTNDAYRKMARDNIPEEKGSPENMSGDSFHVIVRLVMRDRPMITYPAFTCRVKLQFTCQDRERSSVTVPCDAWRMDNGGFAWRLDVKAALCL is encoded by the coding sequence ATGTTCCTCACTTCCAGTAAAATCTTATTAGCTTATTCTCAAACATTCTTCTATACAAACTACAGAGagcgggagagagagagagcgatgGACAGTAGGGGAGGGTGTTGCATAGCAAGGTACGCCGGTGGAGGTGGAACGTACCATTACGATCTGTCTAAAGCAGATCGCATCATGCTTCGGTTTCGTCCCATAGCTCCCAAACCAACTAGCGACGGCAGCGGAGGAAAGCCCGTATCCAGCGGAGAGAGCGGTGGCGGAAGCCCCTATGTCTttaaaggaggaagaagaaagaggaaatGTCAGCAGAAAGAGAATAGTGGTAACGCCAGGAGGTGCACTCCGCGGAGAAAATCAGATAAATCTGTCGGTCACGGCGGACATACTATGGTGACACTTTCTCTGTTGCCTGAGACGCCGGATGAAGGTGATTTTACAGATCTTAAAGTGTCGGTGCCGTCGGTGGAGAAGCAGCACGGTCCGTTTTGGCTGAGTTTCAGCGACGACGGTGAGATGTTTACTCCGGCTTACCAGACGGTGGATGTTATGCGGAGGAAGGTGGTGATTTCTTCTTGTATGACGGTGGAGCGTGTAACGGACGCCTGGATGGACGGCTATGGTCTAGGGAGGTCTGACGAAGAAAGGAAGATGAATCTTGTGAGAGACACGTGTCCTGGTTTCATATCGGACTGTTTAGGTAGAGTGACGTGGACAAACGACGCTTACAGAAAGATGGCGAGGGATAATATTCCGGAGGAAAAAGGTTCACCGGAGAATATGAGCGGCGATAGTTTTCACGTTATCGTACGGTTGGTGATGAGGGATAGGCCGATGATAACGTACCCGGCTTTCACATGCAGGGTGAAACTACAGTTCACGTGTCAAGATCGTGAGAGAAGCTCCGTCACGGTGCCTTGCGACGCTTGGAGGATGGACAATGGAGGTTTCGCTTGGAGGCTTGACGTTAAGGCCGCTTTGTGCCTTTGA